The following coding sequences lie in one Jonesia denitrificans DSM 20603 genomic window:
- a CDS encoding endonuclease/exonuclease/phosphatase family protein — protein sequence MVLLEVDEPFLTALADTPVGVSHPYPPTSQGEAWANTLAGVGTFQRTHTDLPLILAGDFNAGRGHAAFRSATSGLDTPAGLGSRIGQWTWPMGEKLGPFTTLDHILTRDFGVMSTGTLTIPGTDHAAVTATLNACPAG from the coding sequence GTGGTGCTGCTCGAGGTGGACGAACCGTTCCTCACAGCCTTGGCAGACACGCCGGTGGGAGTCAGCCACCCCTACCCGCCAACCAGCCAGGGTGAGGCGTGGGCGAACACGCTTGCGGGCGTCGGCACGTTTCAGCGCACACACACGGACCTGCCGCTGATTCTCGCTGGGGACTTTAATGCGGGCAGGGGGCACGCCGCGTTCCGGTCGGCGACCAGTGGGCTTGATACGCCGGCTGGGCTTGGCTCGCGCATCGGTCAATGGACCTGGCCCATGGGCGAAAAACTAGGGCCATTCACAACCCTCGACCATATTCTCACCAGAGATTTTGGCGTGATGAGCACAGGAACGCTCACCATCCCAGGCACCGACCATGCCGCCGTCACCGCAACCCTCAACGCCTGCCCAGCAGGGTGA
- a CDS encoding ABC transporter family substrate-binding protein, whose translation MKIRKMAAPFAVLMSASLVLAACGTSEEPEQNETTGGTNQGEADTTGKVDLGDVTTKEDTIYYSLGGEEWLGFNGNTPETYSTYNSVINERLIEGFMYYGTDGTVYQNEQFGNFRLVSEDPMVVEYTINDNVTWSDGEPVAYEDYLLEWAAQAIADGEDEEGNPKPLFNHVGGLDFGGRTPAGPQGEPGGKTFTFEYENPYPDYQLQVNLAFPAHIVAEQAGMTLDELVTAIQDKDVEALRPAAKFWNEGWLSPNPGELPDEAIVPVNGPYKLSSWERGQSVTLEANENYWGTPPATKTLVYRFVAPEAQVQALRNGDLHVIEPQADVDTVAQIGQIGDTVTMATGQSLTWEHLDFNFIDGNEMGANLALREAFAMCVPRQDIVDKLIKPVDSEAVVMNAREVFPFQANYDEVVSEAYDGRYDEVDIDGAKAKLAEAGVETPFTVRLGYSQPNARRDAEFQLIQESCNKAGFDVQNVAGPDFFSKTLPNGDYDVAMYAWAGSGQVVSGQNIYSTKGQQNYGKYSSEAIDIAWEALSSTLDTSQQLEQVKVIEKNLWDDLYGIPLFAHPGVTAYDSSLQNVRRTATQSTVAWNAEQWVRAE comes from the coding sequence GTGAAGATCAGGAAGATGGCTGCGCCTTTCGCAGTCCTCATGAGCGCCTCGCTGGTGCTCGCAGCCTGCGGTACGTCAGAAGAGCCAGAGCAGAACGAGACGACCGGTGGCACCAACCAGGGTGAAGCTGACACCACCGGCAAAGTCGACCTCGGCGATGTGACCACCAAAGAAGACACCATCTACTACTCGCTTGGTGGTGAAGAGTGGCTCGGCTTCAACGGAAACACCCCCGAGACCTACTCAACCTACAACTCGGTCATCAACGAACGCCTCATCGAAGGCTTCATGTACTACGGTACTGACGGCACCGTGTACCAGAACGAACAGTTCGGTAACTTCCGCCTTGTCTCTGAAGACCCCATGGTTGTTGAGTACACCATCAACGACAACGTCACCTGGTCAGACGGCGAACCTGTTGCCTACGAGGACTACCTCCTCGAATGGGCTGCCCAGGCAATCGCCGATGGTGAGGACGAAGAGGGTAACCCGAAGCCACTGTTCAACCACGTTGGTGGACTTGACTTTGGTGGTCGTACCCCTGCCGGTCCACAGGGCGAGCCTGGTGGCAAGACCTTCACTTTCGAATACGAAAACCCCTACCCCGACTACCAGCTCCAGGTGAACTTAGCGTTCCCAGCACACATTGTTGCTGAGCAAGCAGGCATGACCCTTGACGAGCTCGTTACCGCCATCCAGGACAAGGATGTTGAGGCTCTTCGTCCAGCTGCGAAGTTCTGGAATGAAGGTTGGCTCTCCCCCAACCCAGGTGAGCTTCCTGACGAGGCTATCGTCCCAGTGAACGGCCCCTACAAGTTGTCCTCATGGGAGCGCGGTCAGTCCGTGACCCTGGAAGCCAACGAGAACTACTGGGGTACCCCGCCGGCAACCAAGACGCTCGTGTACCGCTTTGTTGCACCAGAGGCACAGGTTCAGGCGCTGCGTAATGGTGACCTGCACGTCATCGAACCACAGGCCGATGTGGACACTGTTGCTCAGATCGGGCAGATTGGTGACACCGTCACCATGGCAACAGGTCAAAGCCTGACCTGGGAACACCTTGACTTCAACTTCATCGACGGCAACGAAATGGGTGCAAACCTTGCCCTCCGTGAAGCATTCGCCATGTGTGTTCCTCGTCAAGACATCGTCGACAAGCTCATCAAGCCAGTTGACTCAGAGGCAGTTGTCATGAACGCTCGCGAGGTGTTCCCCTTCCAAGCCAACTACGACGAAGTTGTCTCCGAAGCATATGACGGCCGTTACGACGAGGTTGACATCGACGGTGCAAAAGCAAAGCTCGCAGAAGCTGGCGTAGAAACACCATTCACTGTTCGCCTTGGATACTCACAGCCCAACGCACGCCGTGACGCTGAGTTCCAACTCATCCAAGAGTCCTGCAACAAGGCTGGATTCGACGTTCAGAATGTTGCCGGACCAGACTTCTTCTCCAAGACCCTCCCCAACGGTGACTACGATGTAGCCATGTACGCGTGGGCAGGTTCAGGCCAGGTTGTCTCCGGTCAAAACATCTACTCGACCAAGGGTCAGCAGAACTACGGTAAGTACTCCTCTGAAGCTATCGACATTGCATGGGAAGCACTCTCCTCCACCCTTGACACCAGCCAGCAACTTGAGCAGGTCAAGGTCATCGAGAAGAACCTGTGGGACGACCTCTACGGTATTCCACTGTTCGCACACCCAGGTGTTACCGCATACGACTCCAGCCTGCAAAACGTGCGCCGCACAGCAACGCAGTCCACAGTCGCGTGGAACGCCGAGCAGTGGGTCCGCGCAGAGTAA
- a CDS encoding 2,3-butanediol dehydrogenase, with the protein MKAARYYDRKDIRIEDIDEPQLQPGTVAIDVAWCGICGTDLHEYLEGPIFIPPKGSPHPISGEEAPITMGHEFSGVVTALGEGVTDVAVGESVVVEPYIIRSDVDTTPGQSYQLSPDMNFIGLGGRGGGLSEKIVVERRWVHPVGDIPLDQAALIEPLAVGHHAFVRSAAQAGDVAIVGGAGPIGLLTAAVLKAKGLTVYVSEVSTARKDKARSTGVADAVFDPREVDVAAEVRELTGGHGADVGFECSSVPVVLDMLMDAVRPGGVIVNVSIWGHKPEVDLPALVLKEIDLRGTIGYAGDHPATIQLVQEGKVDLAPFITARIGLDDLVAQGFTQLIENNEHHVKIIVNPRG; encoded by the coding sequence ATGAAGGCAGCACGGTATTACGACCGCAAAGATATCCGGATTGAAGACATCGATGAGCCGCAACTGCAACCAGGTACGGTTGCCATTGATGTGGCCTGGTGCGGGATTTGTGGAACAGACCTTCATGAGTATCTTGAAGGTCCCATTTTCATCCCGCCGAAAGGTAGCCCACACCCGATCTCTGGGGAAGAAGCCCCTATCACGATGGGGCACGAATTCTCAGGGGTTGTGACCGCGCTGGGGGAGGGGGTCACAGATGTGGCAGTGGGTGAGTCTGTTGTCGTGGAGCCGTACATTATCCGGTCCGATGTGGACACAACACCGGGGCAGTCCTATCAACTGTCGCCTGACATGAACTTCATTGGGCTTGGGGGCCGCGGCGGTGGGCTCTCTGAGAAAATCGTTGTGGAACGCCGCTGGGTTCATCCTGTTGGTGACATTCCCCTTGATCAGGCGGCACTCATTGAACCATTGGCAGTTGGGCATCATGCGTTTGTGCGGTCAGCAGCACAAGCGGGGGACGTCGCGATCGTGGGCGGGGCTGGTCCCATTGGGCTACTCACGGCTGCGGTGTTGAAGGCTAAAGGACTGACTGTTTACGTCTCTGAAGTGTCCACGGCCCGCAAGGACAAGGCACGGTCAACGGGGGTGGCAGATGCGGTGTTTGACCCTCGTGAGGTGGATGTCGCCGCTGAGGTGCGTGAATTGACCGGTGGCCATGGCGCCGATGTGGGGTTTGAATGTTCTTCGGTCCCGGTTGTTCTTGACATGCTCATGGATGCGGTGCGCCCGGGCGGCGTCATCGTGAACGTGTCTATTTGGGGTCACAAGCCTGAGGTGGACCTCCCCGCGTTGGTGCTGAAGGAAATCGATCTGCGCGGAACGATCGGTTATGCGGGAGATCACCCGGCCACCATCCAACTCGTGCAAGAGGGCAAAGTGGACCTCGCTCCCTTTATTACTGCACGGATTGGGTTAGACGACTTGGTGGCGCAAGGTTTCACGCAACTTATTGAGAACAATGAGCACCACGTCAAAATCATTGTCAATCCACGTGGGTAG
- a CDS encoding NAD(P)-binding protein: protein MRSATEHHTAVVVGGGQSGLATAYYLRRYEVDFLILDNQEVPGGAWLHAWPSLTLFPPRSFPTCPAGLCRSTRGIRRHAMSSTI from the coding sequence GTGAGAAGCGCCACGGAGCATCACACGGCCGTCGTCGTTGGTGGTGGCCAGTCCGGCCTAGCCACGGCATACTACCTGCGGCGCTACGAAGTGGACTTCTTGATCTTGGACAATCAAGAGGTACCCGGTGGAGCGTGGTTGCACGCGTGGCCTTCACTGACGCTTTTTCCGCCGCGGAGTTTTCCAACCTGCCCGGCTGGCCTATGCCGCAGTACCCGGGGTATCCGCCGGCACGCCATGTCATCGACTATCTGA
- a CDS encoding AAA family ATPase has product MTSSNVPHNDDHIHPRRIWIVGVSGAGKTTLARKVAHQLEVAHLELDAVFWKEHWTFRDLDEAHASIRAFQAAHSHGWVMDGNWTSRLNGMLTPGTPGGADVVVWLDHPRLLTMWRVITRTLKRGITQEPLWHGNTERIRGWLSTDPNHNIVLFAWRQHSALRARWEHQARSSPHVVRLRGRAHVSRWLRTLTPPSMHGHDHRREDT; this is encoded by the coding sequence GTGACTTCTTCGAATGTCCCGCACAATGACGACCACATTCACCCGCGCCGTATCTGGATTGTTGGCGTGTCCGGGGCGGGAAAAACGACGCTGGCACGAAAGGTCGCGCACCAACTGGAGGTAGCGCATCTGGAGTTGGATGCCGTGTTTTGGAAAGAACATTGGACGTTTCGAGACCTCGATGAAGCCCACGCAAGTATCCGTGCGTTCCAGGCTGCGCACTCACACGGGTGGGTCATGGATGGGAACTGGACAAGCCGCCTCAACGGGATGCTCACCCCGGGAACACCGGGAGGCGCCGATGTTGTGGTCTGGCTAGACCACCCGCGCCTGCTCACCATGTGGCGAGTAATCACAAGGACCCTGAAGCGTGGTATCACCCAAGAACCACTGTGGCATGGCAACACTGAACGCATCCGTGGGTGGTTGTCCACCGACCCTAACCACAACATTGTGCTCTTTGCGTGGCGTCAGCACTCAGCCCTACGCGCGCGGTGGGAACACCAGGCGCGCTCCTCACCTCACGTTGTACGGTTGCGAGGGCGTGCACACGTATCACGCTGGCTGCGCACACTCACTCCACCCTCAATGCATGGACATGACCACCGTCGTGAGGACACATGA
- a CDS encoding heavy metal translocating P-type ATPase has translation MSSACGCEHEPAAEIEELDRPWWKDPELLLPIFSGVALCTGLALDWSGLETPATVVFWVGLLLGAYTFAPGAIQNLVTKRKLGIGLLMTISAVGAVILGFVGEAAALAFLYSIAEALEDKAMDRAQGGLRALLKLVPQTTTVLRDGTAVEVTAKDLVVGELMLVRPGERIATDGIIRSGRSSIDTSAVTGESIPEEVAPGDEVPAAAINSAGVLEVETTAAGTDNSLTTLVDLVEQAQAEKGDRARIADRIARPLVPGVMILAVLVGVIGSLLGDPETWITRALVVLVAASPCALAISVPLTVVAAIGAASQFGVVIKSGAAFERLGGIRHLAVDKTGTLTRNQPEVTGVVPAVEFDRAQVLAFAAAVEQQSTHPLAAAIAAAVPEVPAAQDISEEAGHGIGGTVEGRRVLVGSPRWIDAGPLKADVERMESEGQTCVLVTVDDALAGAIGVRDELRPEVPQVVQTLRTNGVEVSMLTGDNTRTARALAEIAGIDDVRAELRPEDKTSIVAELSSKTPTAMIGDGINDAPALAGATVGIAMGATGSDAAIESADVAFTGHDLRLIPQALQHARRGSRIINQNIVLSLAIIIVLMPLAISGVLGLAAVVLVHEVAEVIVILNGLRAAQAKR, from the coding sequence ATGAGCTCGGCGTGTGGATGCGAACACGAACCCGCCGCGGAGATCGAAGAGCTCGATCGGCCATGGTGGAAGGACCCCGAGTTGCTACTGCCGATCTTCTCCGGCGTAGCCCTCTGCACAGGCCTGGCACTGGACTGGTCCGGGCTGGAGACGCCCGCAACGGTAGTGTTTTGGGTTGGCCTGCTGCTGGGTGCGTATACGTTCGCGCCTGGAGCGATCCAGAACCTTGTCACGAAGCGCAAGCTCGGCATTGGCCTGCTGATGACGATCAGCGCGGTTGGCGCGGTAATCCTCGGCTTCGTCGGAGAGGCCGCGGCGCTAGCGTTCCTATACTCGATCGCCGAGGCACTGGAAGACAAGGCCATGGACCGAGCCCAGGGCGGACTGCGGGCACTGTTGAAGTTGGTACCGCAGACCACGACGGTGCTGCGTGACGGCACGGCGGTCGAGGTCACAGCGAAGGACCTCGTGGTTGGCGAGCTGATGCTTGTGCGCCCCGGGGAGCGGATCGCCACGGACGGCATCATTCGTTCCGGACGTTCCAGCATTGACACCTCAGCGGTCACCGGAGAATCCATTCCGGAGGAGGTCGCGCCCGGCGACGAGGTGCCCGCGGCAGCGATCAACTCCGCCGGTGTGCTGGAGGTCGAGACGACCGCAGCTGGAACGGACAACTCGCTGACCACACTCGTGGACCTAGTCGAGCAGGCGCAGGCGGAAAAGGGCGACCGCGCCCGGATTGCCGACCGGATTGCCCGACCCCTGGTGCCCGGAGTGATGATCCTGGCGGTGCTGGTCGGCGTGATCGGCTCGCTGCTCGGCGACCCCGAGACGTGGATCACCCGTGCGCTGGTGGTCCTGGTCGCCGCGTCGCCGTGCGCGCTGGCAATCTCCGTGCCGCTGACGGTCGTGGCCGCGATCGGCGCGGCCAGCCAGTTTGGCGTGGTCATCAAGTCCGGTGCGGCGTTCGAGCGGCTCGGCGGCATCCGTCACCTGGCGGTGGACAAGACCGGAACCCTCACCCGCAACCAGCCCGAGGTTACCGGCGTGGTCCCGGCAGTGGAATTCGATCGGGCGCAGGTGCTTGCCTTCGCGGCGGCAGTTGAGCAGCAATCGACACACCCCCTCGCCGCGGCGATCGCGGCAGCGGTGCCCGAAGTGCCCGCCGCCCAGGACATCAGCGAGGAAGCCGGACATGGCATCGGCGGCACCGTCGAAGGTCGACGGGTGCTGGTGGGCAGCCCCCGGTGGATCGACGCCGGGCCACTAAAGGCAGACGTTGAGCGCATGGAGTCCGAGGGCCAGACCTGCGTCCTTGTCACCGTCGATGACGCCCTCGCCGGGGCGATCGGGGTCCGCGACGAGCTGCGGCCCGAGGTACCCCAAGTCGTGCAGACCCTGCGCACCAACGGCGTGGAAGTGAGCATGCTCACCGGCGACAACACTCGCACCGCGCGGGCGCTGGCTGAAATCGCCGGAATCGACGACGTGCGCGCCGAGCTGCGTCCAGAGGACAAGACAAGCATCGTCGCCGAACTCTCCTCCAAGACGCCGACGGCGATGATCGGCGACGGCATCAACGATGCTCCGGCATTGGCGGGCGCGACGGTGGGCATCGCGATGGGAGCAACCGGTTCTGACGCCGCGATCGAGTCCGCTGACGTCGCCTTCACCGGCCACGACCTCCGGCTGATCCCGCAGGCGCTGCAGCACGCCCGCCGAGGCAGCAGGATCATCAACCAAAACATCGTGCTGTCTCTGGCCATCATCATCGTGTTGATGCCGCTGGCGATCAGCGGCGTGCTGGGCCTGGCTGCCGTCGTGTTGGTTCACGAGGTCGCCGAAGTCATCGTGATCTTGAACGGCCTGCGGGCTGCGCAAGCGAAGCGCTGA
- a CDS encoding type II toxin-antitoxin system RelE family toxin, translating to MDAAEEPRPPASKKLTGRDAWRVRTGNWRVIYEIHDDELFVVVVAAGNRRDVYRG from the coding sequence GTGGATGCGGCCGAGGAGCCTCGACCGCCGGCATCGAAGAAGCTCACTGGCCGTGATGCCTGGCGCGTTCGTACGGGGAATTGGCGGGTCATCTACGAGATCCATGACGACGAACTCTTTGTCGTGGTTGTTGCAGCGGGCAACAGGCGTGACGTCTACCGGGGCTGA
- a CDS encoding DUF1648 domain-containing protein, whose amino-acid sequence MGNSGVNSSWRERQAHLREVMAEAKTLEREPAARWVTVVFGAATALWIVVVVWLALTLPDEVPIHWSSGGVPDGWASKTGALAFSILVPLATIFPLVFLSRLVLAAPDTLNSPHKEWWIAEPHRLIRCERLLREDLMVIVALTVVLLTTVDVLIGYAAHQPGGVVPSWWFTILLVAYVLALVGYTTWMYASARYRPTKPVPPTGK is encoded by the coding sequence ATGGGAAACAGTGGAGTCAATAGTTCGTGGCGGGAACGTCAAGCCCACCTGCGTGAGGTCATGGCGGAGGCCAAAACACTGGAGCGAGAACCGGCAGCGCGGTGGGTAACCGTGGTGTTTGGGGCAGCCACCGCGCTCTGGATAGTCGTTGTGGTGTGGTTGGCGCTGACACTTCCCGACGAAGTTCCCATCCACTGGTCCTCAGGTGGTGTCCCTGATGGGTGGGCATCAAAAACTGGTGCTCTGGCCTTCTCTATCCTCGTGCCGCTCGCAACGATCTTTCCCCTCGTGTTCTTATCTCGTCTTGTTCTGGCAGCCCCGGACACACTGAATTCCCCACACAAGGAGTGGTGGATCGCCGAACCGCATCGGCTCATACGGTGTGAACGGCTCCTGCGCGAGGACCTCATGGTGATCGTTGCGTTGACCGTTGTCCTTCTCACCACGGTTGACGTCCTGATCGGGTATGCCGCTCACCAACCTGGGGGAGTGGTACCAAGTTGGTGGTTCACCATCCTGCTTGTGGCCTACGTTCTCGCTCTGGTGGGGTATACCACCTGGATGTACGCAAGTGCCCGCTACCGACCGACGAAACCCGTCCCACCGACTGGGAAGTGA
- a CDS encoding GNAT family N-acetyltransferase — protein MSDFAAYAPSVNPSVANGTVSTRLADPADAGALATVMAVRGGTVDEHVDRARRMIQRLDVLLIAERDGDAVGWCGVQKFALRPGSDPEWLIEGLTVVPEARREGVAARLLGEVLRAATERAPGESVFSVINARNLVSIDLHLKLGFVEVGRSANYAGIEFTGGEGVLLRHG, from the coding sequence GTGAGCGACTTCGCCGCCTACGCGCCCAGCGTGAATCCGTCGGTGGCCAACGGGACGGTCAGCACCAGGTTGGCCGACCCGGCGGACGCTGGCGCGCTCGCCACAGTCATGGCAGTGCGTGGCGGAACCGTCGACGAACACGTCGATCGCGCGCGGAGGATGATTCAGCGGCTGGATGTCCTGCTCATCGCTGAGCGGGATGGAGATGCAGTCGGCTGGTGCGGTGTGCAGAAGTTCGCACTTCGCCCCGGCTCTGATCCGGAGTGGCTGATCGAAGGGCTGACGGTCGTGCCTGAGGCGCGCCGAGAGGGTGTCGCTGCCCGGCTGCTGGGCGAGGTGCTCCGAGCCGCGACGGAGAGAGCGCCTGGCGAGTCGGTCTTCAGCGTGATCAACGCCCGGAACCTCGTCTCGATCGATCTGCACCTGAAGCTGGGATTCGTCGAGGTGGGGCGGTCGGCGAACTACGCGGGCATCGAGTTCACCGGCGGTGAGGGAGTGCTACTGAGGCATGGGTGA
- a CDS encoding transcriptional regulator, which produces MSYAEIDAHLVAPKRFVTLSHLSQVEQADFPALQDTTGLSMTDLSKILRDLEDRGLVEISKERKNRYGTTLVRLTPDGRRTFLNLVATLNRIAGN; this is translated from the coding sequence ATGTCGTATGCAGAGATCGATGCGCACCTGGTCGCGCCCAAGCGATTCGTCACGCTGTCACACCTGAGTCAGGTCGAACAAGCGGACTTCCCTGCGCTGCAGGATACGACGGGCTTGTCGATGACCGACCTTTCCAAGATCCTCCGAGACCTGGAGGATCGCGGCCTGGTGGAGATCTCCAAGGAGCGTAAGAACCGGTACGGAACAACGCTGGTTCGGCTGACGCCAGACGGCAGACGCACATTCCTGAACCTCGTGGCGACCCTCAACCGCATTGCCGGCAACTAA
- the cmtR gene encoding Cd(II)/Pb(II)-sensing metalloregulatory transcriptional regulator CmtR has translation MLTIASRLDVMNRLGRAMADPTRSRILMTLLDGPSYPAVLSDSLDLTRSNVSNHLTCLRDCGIVVAEPEGRKTRYEIADPHLAAALDALVNATLDVDENAPCIDPECSVPGCGVKGADA, from the coding sequence ATGCTGACTATTGCTTCACGCCTCGACGTCATGAACCGGCTCGGCCGAGCTATGGCCGATCCGACGCGCTCCCGAATCCTGATGACCCTACTCGACGGCCCGAGCTACCCGGCCGTGCTCTCGGACAGCTTGGACCTGACCCGCTCGAACGTCTCGAACCACCTGACCTGCCTGCGCGACTGCGGCATCGTCGTCGCCGAGCCAGAGGGCCGCAAGACTCGGTACGAAATCGCCGATCCGCACCTCGCGGCAGCGCTCGACGCGCTGGTGAACGCGACGTTGGATGTCGACGAAAACGCCCCGTGCATCGACCCTGAGTGCTCGGTGCCCGGCTGCGGCGTGAAGGGAGCGGACGCATGA
- a CDS encoding methyltransferase family protein, with protein MKTPHIPPAVWFAAAATTQHAVTRRRPTTLRSRIVSSALASAALALGANSIREFARLHTTIHPHKTEQSSALVTDGVHQITRNPMYVALAGGLVAQAVARRSLVALVPAAAFVAVMNATQIPAEEHGLTATFGPEYERYCATVPRWITPGSVARFAR; from the coding sequence ATGAAAACACCACACATCCCACCCGCTGTCTGGTTCGCAGCCGCAGCAACCACACAACACGCTGTGACGCGACGCCGCCCCACCACACTCAGATCGCGCATCGTTAGTAGCGCCCTTGCGTCCGCAGCCCTCGCGCTCGGTGCGAACAGTATCCGCGAGTTCGCCCGACTCCACACAACCATCCACCCACACAAAACCGAACAATCATCCGCGTTGGTCACCGACGGCGTGCACCAGATCACGAGAAACCCCATGTACGTCGCGTTAGCAGGTGGCCTCGTTGCACAGGCTGTTGCGCGGCGTTCCCTGGTGGCACTGGTCCCTGCAGCCGCGTTCGTGGCCGTCATGAACGCCACCCAAATCCCCGCAGAAGAACACGGGCTCACAGCAACGTTCGGACCCGAGTACGAACGCTACTGCGCCACCGTACCCCGGTGGATCACCCCGGGCAGTGTTGCACGGTTCGCCCGGTGA
- a CDS encoding type II toxin-antitoxin system RelE family toxin has product MSCEIELRPAALRALKRVDRQDQPRIQGAIALLAADPRPPGAKALQGCDALRIRVGDYRTIYTVQDNRLLVIVVTLGHRREVDR; this is encoded by the coding sequence ATGAGTTGCGAGATCGAGTTGCGCCCGGCGGCCCTCCGTGCGCTGAAAAGAGTTGATCGGCAGGACCAGCCTCGTATTCAGGGCGCGATAGCGCTCTTGGCTGCCGATCCTCGTCCGCCGGGCGCGAAGGCGTTGCAGGGCTGCGACGCGTTGCGGATCCGAGTCGGGGACTATCGGACCATCTACACGGTCCAGGACAACAGACTGTTGGTTATCGTCGTGACCCTTGGTCATCGGCGCGAGGTCGATCGCTGA
- a CDS encoding LLM class flavin-dependent oxidoreductase — protein sequence MKAFGFLSFGHYAFGGQRGPSAEKIAKTHLEVAQAADEIGVNNASFRVHHFVPQASAPMPLLGAVAATTNHIEVGTGVIDMRYENPLYLAEEAASLYHISGGRVALGVSRGAPEVADRGWEAFGYKGEAPNGADVARAHLDAFMAAVDGNGFATAAPLDRQYPNMFHPGSALPVFPMAPELRKHIFYGSGTHTSAEQAAKDGLNLMSSTLVSETTAETLGEIQADQISRYRAAWKEAGHDWTPRVSVSRSVFPIVDGADMQMFGMQASGSDQVGTLPDVGASTFGRTYAAEPDKLIEQLKADAAVISADTLLITIPTGMGVDVNVKILDNFATHVAPALGWQPNREGPVTGYPID from the coding sequence ATGAAAGCGTTCGGATTCTTAAGCTTCGGGCATTACGCCTTCGGTGGCCAGCGCGGGCCATCTGCGGAAAAGATCGCCAAGACTCATCTGGAGGTCGCCCAGGCCGCGGACGAAATCGGCGTGAACAACGCGTCCTTCCGTGTCCACCACTTCGTGCCGCAGGCCTCCGCCCCGATGCCGCTGCTGGGGGCTGTCGCGGCCACCACCAATCACATCGAGGTGGGCACCGGGGTCATCGACATGCGCTATGAAAACCCGCTCTACCTCGCCGAAGAGGCCGCATCGCTGTACCACATTTCCGGTGGCCGCGTGGCGCTGGGCGTCTCACGCGGTGCCCCGGAGGTGGCTGACCGCGGCTGGGAGGCCTTCGGCTACAAGGGCGAAGCTCCCAACGGCGCGGACGTGGCACGCGCCCACCTCGATGCGTTCATGGCTGCAGTGGACGGCAACGGGTTCGCCACCGCCGCACCGCTGGACCGGCAGTACCCCAACATGTTCCATCCCGGCTCCGCCCTGCCGGTCTTCCCCATGGCGCCGGAGCTGCGCAAACACATTTTCTACGGCTCCGGCACCCACACCTCGGCGGAACAGGCCGCCAAGGACGGGCTCAACCTGATGTCGTCCACCCTGGTGTCCGAGACCACCGCCGAGACCCTGGGCGAAATCCAGGCGGATCAGATCAGCCGCTACCGCGCCGCGTGGAAGGAGGCGGGCCACGATTGGACGCCGCGCGTGTCGGTGTCCCGCTCCGTCTTCCCCATCGTCGACGGCGCGGACATGCAGATGTTCGGCATGCAGGCCTCCGGCTCCGACCAGGTGGGCACGCTGCCTGACGTCGGCGCCTCCACCTTCGGCCGCACCTACGCCGCCGAGCCGGACAAGCTCATTGAGCAGCTCAAAGCCGACGCCGCCGTCATATCCGCCGACACCCTTCTCATCACTATCCCTACCGGGATGGGCGTAGACGTCAACGTGAAGATCTTGGACAACTTCGCCACGCATGTCGCCCCCGCGTTGGGTTGGCAGCCGAACCGCGAAGGCCCAGTTACCGGCTATCCCATCGACTAA
- a CDS encoding HigA family addiction module antitoxin encodes MTTTDKIEPIHPGEVLMEDFIEGFGITQNKLAVSIGVPPRRINEIVHGKRGITADTALRLAKYFGTSAEFWINLQSHYELDRAEDLAGEQIASITPLQVA; translated from the coding sequence TTGACTACCACTGACAAGATCGAGCCGATCCACCCGGGCGAGGTGCTCATGGAGGACTTCATCGAGGGCTTCGGCATCACGCAGAACAAGCTCGCCGTATCCATCGGCGTTCCGCCGCGACGGATCAACGAGATCGTGCACGGCAAGCGAGGGATCACCGCAGACACGGCGCTGCGGCTCGCGAAGTACTTCGGCACCTCGGCCGAGTTCTGGATCAACCTGCAGAGCCACTACGAGCTGGACCGTGCGGAGGACCTCGCGGGCGAGCAGATCGCGTCGATCACGCCACTGCAGGTCGCGTGA